Genomic window (Phragmites australis chromosome 5, lpPhrAust1.1, whole genome shotgun sequence):
CTCTATTTCATTCTCAAACCGACTCCGGCTACCATACAATCTCTAACATAGTGAATTGTTTTGAACTTTGGACATGATATATCGAATTTCACCCACCGACCCCCCTCACCTATTTTCATTGTCACCGATCTGACAGTCGACCTCATGCCTTCATCTACGCATTCCTTATGCATAATTAGTTCACACCGTCAATATTTAAGCTGGCGTGGTGGTACGCCGGGTGTATTGTGCACTAGGACACGACACCAACAGTCAACGCTAGCTCAAGCTCATGGCGGAGCAGTCGACCTCCCCTGCAGACTCCATCTCCCGGCCTTACACCTACACCATCGGCTACGCGATGCTGTCCAACAAGCGCGACACCTTCGTCCAGCCGTCGTTCTTGGACATGGCGGCGCAGCACGGCATCCGCTTGGTGGCCGTCGACACCTGCCGCCCTCTCGCCGAGCAGGGCCCCTTCGACCTCATCGTCCACAAACTCTACGGCCAGCCGTGGCGCGCGCAGCTGGAGGCCTTCTCCGCGCTCCACCCCGACGTCCCGGTCATCGACCCTCCCGCCGCCATCGACCGCATCCTCGACCGCTACACCATGCTCGACGTCGTCTCCAACTTCGACACCGACTCCATTGGCATCCCTGGGCAGGTCGTCGTCCACGACGCGGCGGCCCTGGCCGACCCGGCGCTCGCGGGCGTTCTCGGAGATCTCCGGTTCCCGCTCATCGCCAAGCCCGTCGAGGTCGACGGCAGCGCCGCGTCCCACGACCTGTGTCTCGTCTACCGCCGCGAGGGCCTCCACGGCCTCCGCGCCCCGCTGGTCCTCCAGGAGTTCGTCAACCACGGCGGCGTGCTCTTCAAGATCTACGTGGTGGGCGACCACGCAACCTGCGTGATGCGGAGCAGCCTGCCGGACGTGCCCGACGAGCGCCTCCAggacctcgccgccgacgccacgGTCCCCTTCTCCAACATCTCGCTCCTCCCTCCCCCTGCCGCCGGCGATGGCGACGACCATGCCAAGATGCCGCCGGCCGACTTCGTCAACAAGGCCGCCCGCGAGCTCCGGCGGGCGCTGGGCTTGCACCTCATCAATTTCGACATGATCCGGACAAAGGATCGTGATGGCAACTGCAAGTACCTCATCCTCGACATCAACTACTGCCCGGGATACTCCAAGATGCCAGGTTTTGAGCCTGTTCTTACGGAATTCTTCTTGGAGATGCTTAGCGCCAGATCTGGTGCTCATGAGCAGCCTGGACCGGACTCTGGCCTAGGTGTTGAGGCACGCTAGGATGAGGTTGAGCCGAGCTTCATCCCGTTGGGAGCGGAGCTGAGCCAGGTTCAGGCCGGCCAAGCATCTACGGTTCGGGCTGGATTTTGACTCGACCCGGCCTGGCCCGGTGTTGGAACATGTTTGCTTAATCCAAATGGAATTAATAAAACGCACCAAGACCACATCTGTAAAGTGTGAGCTTGCTTTGTAACCTTtcctttcaaaataaaaaaaacattttcattGTACCCTTTGCTCTAATCTAGTTACATATGCAAAAGTTCTTTATTTCATACAGTAGATTTCCACTTGTCTACTACTGTTACCAGGTAAGGGGGTTAGTGGCCTACTCCCATCCCTAGGCCTTTCTAGGATCTCGCAACGCGGCCACCAACTCAGGTCAAACAATAATTTTTAACGAAGTAGGGCTAGGTTAAACAATAATGCCCCATTTGAAACACGGAAATTTATTCTAGATCCAACTGCAATCGTTTTTTTTATGTGAAACACCTCCAAAGCTATTGTAGAGCTGACCTTCAAAGGTTGGCAACTCAAGACTTCAACTAAAACATTGAACGTTGCTAGAAATGTGAGGTGGTATAATTGTATAGGATTAGGATTAGGATCAGGATCTCCTTTCTCAGTTGCAGAACCAAGGTGACAGAAAAAACCAAGGATCAATTTTGATGAATAGaaaaacaaagtaaaaaaaGGACAGCTTGATTTGGCGTAAGTAGCTTCTATATTGTTTTGCTCACCCAATTAATGAGCAC
Coding sequences:
- the LOC133918914 gene encoding inositol-tetrakisphosphate 1-kinase 4-like, with protein sequence MAEQSTSPADSISRPYTYTIGYAMLSNKRDTFVQPSFLDMAAQHGIRLVAVDTCRPLAEQGPFDLIVHKLYGQPWRAQLEAFSALHPDVPVIDPPAAIDRILDRYTMLDVVSNFDTDSIGIPGQVVVHDAAALADPALAGVLGDLRFPLIAKPVEVDGSAASHDLCLVYRREGLHGLRAPLVLQEFVNHGGVLFKIYVVGDHATCVMRSSLPDVPDERLQDLAADATVPFSNISLLPPPAAGDGDDHAKMPPADFVNKAARELRRALGLHLINFDMIRTKDRDGNCKYLILDINYCPGYSKMPGFEPVLTEFFLEMLSARSGAHEQPGPDSGLGVEAR